In the genome of Bacteroidota bacterium, the window TGCCAGTTCATTACAGATAATCTGGCTGGCCAGGGTTTTCCCGTAACCGGGACAAAGAATAAGGGTGATTGACTTGGTGCCTTTGATACAGAGCTGGACGGCTTTCTCCACCGCCACTTGCTGCTCCTTACGCAAACTCTTCACTTCCGATTTCACGCCAGTACTCGCTGCAGGTAAAGCTTTTAGTTACAAATGTTTTAGGTAAGCTTTGTAGCCAGTTCCGATGGGACAACTGGCTGGAGTTGTGGTGTGGGGTTCTAATGCACAAGATGCTAACTTGCTCCCGAAAATGGGTTAAAAGTTTTAAGGTTTAATGTTTAAGGTTTTGCTGGTGAAAACAGGGTGGTAGTCATGCTGTCTTGAGGTACTTTTAAAATGGCGCCGGCTAGCCTGAGCTGCTCATTGTGCTAAGCTTCAATTGTCGGGGCAAGCATCTC includes:
- a CDS encoding DEAD/DEAH box helicase family protein, translating into MKSEVKSLRKEQQVAVEKAVQLCIKGTKSITLILCPGYGKTLASQIICNELARLGYIDGAVSYVPRLTLSRQYELDWRRDKEEFRAGLF